One Eurosta solidaginis isolate ZX-2024a chromosome 1, ASM4086904v1, whole genome shotgun sequence genomic window, AGTTGGGGTAGCACTGAGCCAATCGAGACCATGATAGAGGTCCCTTTGTTCTACTAATGATACACATTAGTTTCTAGGGTTATTTGAGTCAAACTTACACACAGTATTGGCTTCAACCTGATATGAATTACTTGTATAACAGGGTTGGATATTGTCTACCGGAGTtggtaaatatttatgtaaacgTGAATTTGTCACAGCGGCTTCAACATCGCTATAAATTACAGCGACAGATTGAAGAAATCGCGGTGACTGATAATGGCAATTACGGATGCAATCGGGCGGGAAGGCGttgtggcctagaaggtttcatgtggtcatactaaatcgtttccgaaatggtcgggctagtactttaatggtgcttgttaccgcaatgtaccggatctgcatccgacaaaggaccatccacatcactaacacttcccaaaaccttatcgctacaacaacaacagaaggaaGGCGATAGACTCCACGTACACTCTCTTCTCCACGTCGAGCTTCCACGTTAATTTACTGTCTAAAATTATTTCATAAGCAGCTTTTCAGCGTCAACATATTCTTGAGTTACTAAGCGTACTTTCTTTCTGGCAAACCGCCCATGTTGAAGCCAGGTAAATTGGGGGATATTTTAATGTCTCGTTGAAGTAAACATGAACATGCCCCTCTTGAGAGATGTGACTGCATCACTCCATTCACCGCGTGTTGGCTTGTAGGTGCAGATAAATGATAATCTGATTAACTTCACTTTGCTGGGAATCACTGTGAAACGCTCGCCCCGTGAACCATTGTTCTCGGCGGAGGATTCAAGGGATTGTTGAGCGCAAGCAATACTTTGGTGACCTCgatgacttttaaatttttatgatttttatgagGCGATTTGCGAATTGGCTGATGTTTGCACATTACCTCCAATAGACCCCCGCTTGTGGGCACACTTTGCTAAACAGCGGCCGGAAATCTCAGGGCAGTACAGTCGAGTATGACGTAGTAGTCTCACAGATGATACCTTTTTCTGGCAGTACCCTAGCACCTAGATCGCTCATATTGCTTTACTACCGGAAAATTAGTCTTCATCTCCCAAAAGAACACCCCATACCTGCACTTCATTTTCGGGCCGACTGTTTTTGCCAAATTCTAGCGAAAGATATACGAAAATACGAACAGTATTGGTTACTTTTAAGTTTGAACTTTGCGTTGTACTGTCTGTGTATATGTTTGACAACACACGGATTAGCAAATGGTTAGCAGGGATAATCGGATAGTGATGGCCAGCGAGGGTAGTAATCATGCGCTTTCCTTACTTTTGTGAGGGTGTTTGGGTTACGAGCCAGAATAGCATAAGCTTACAGCAGAGTGAATGGGGTAACAGCTGCAAAACGACGTCTTTTCCGGTTGATTTAACTGAACCTTGAACTCTAATTGTTATTTTTGGAGTATCGTTTACGAGATGATTAGCTATAAAAGCAGgtaacgtatttcagaaatggaagACTGCAACCCCAACCCAACCAATTGCACTTAAATACACACCAACACAATACGGGAAatgaaaaaatgtttagtttGAAATTGGGAATGagaaatttcttaaacaaaataaatttgctaaaattgGCACAAAATTGTGTTGTctgaatatttttataaaaacagaAGAAAAATGCACACAAAGATTTCAGCTAATACCAAAAGTACAGTGGATGGATGAAACGGCACAAGTAGCACaagaaaatatgtatatttctacGCATTGTCCACAATAGCTTTCTTCGTCCATTCACACTACACATCGTCTTACTCGATCGCTTGCATCACCTGCTCCACGGTATCTTCTGAGATCGATAACGTTTGCACCTCGTCCTGCAACTCTGTTGCATTAGTCTCTTCCTCCACCTCAGCTTCATCACCGTCACCATTTTCATCAGATTTTTGTTTGGAAGACTTCTTACTAGTTCGCTTAAAAACTGTATGCCAATAGCCGGTAATGGAGTTCTTCAAAGACTGACGACTTGGAGCATTGGCCATGAAACTACCGGTGCTGGTTTGATCCACTGCAAACAACCCAGCAGGCAATTAATGTGAAGAGGAAAAGTAGTGATTAATATTGATGTGCTAAGTCTCAAAATGTCGGAGGTCGTTTGCGCAATCTCCAGTTAAGCACTACAACGGAACTGAGCTGTCAAATGACCCAATACTACGTTCCGATAAACACTAACTGGAAATTGATAAACTGACTCCAAACTTCTTTTTTTTAACGCACCAACTCTACTGACGCCACCAAGTCGCAAATGAAAACGTTTTCCATGATCCCTTTTTGCTGGCTTCTCAAGTTCATCATCTTTCTCGGCTTCGTTGTCGGCTTCATCTTTTGACTCGGCGCCATCATCAGGTGTTGTCTCATTCGAACTGGTTGGTAGCTCGCCACCAGTACTGTGTCGTCTATTTGCTATTTTAAAGAAACGTTTCAACGTTTTGGCTTTGCCGCCGCTTTTATTTGTTTCGTTCACTGAGTCCCCACCTTCTTCAGCTGCGCTGAGTGGAATATCGTGCATGGGGGATGTGGGTGCTGCCGATACAGTTTTCGCCATTCTTTTTAGCGTAtcctttgtttttattgttattgctttATTTGAAAGTAAAATTTCAAGAATAGAacgagttttgttttttttttttttaagtttcaaatTCTGACAAAAGCAATAATAGACAGTTATTTCAAGGATATGTGGATAAGGATTTTGAGGGGGAAAGTGGTCAAGTTTTGACGACGAAAACTTAATTGGGTTAAGAACCAATatgacttaggttaggttagtttaaGAGGATGTGCATGAAAACTTACCGCGCTTACACTCGGGGATATTTCTTTCTCCATTGTAAAAGCCGTTGGTATTGCCACATTCCTCCAATCAAATACTTTAAAACCAAACTTTAACAAACCACTCGCTTTTCATGTAAACTTAAGTAGGAGAGAAAAAATCGCGAAAAATCTTGGGCTCTGAAATCTCTAATGTCTTGTACGCCGTCTTGTAGATATGCAAAGAAAGTGATGAAACGACTCCTCATCACGGCAGCTTCCGTGGGGGAAGGTTTTTGAATTTCAGCCTTGCCAGTGGTCCTCACCATGAAAAGGGATAGAGATTCTTGTTGTTTTTGAACCTTAGCATAGAAATTATTTGTCAGCCCTACTACAatttattcattcattccttAATTGGCGTCTTCCTGTTCTTTAGGAAAAgtctcttacttacttaattggcgcttaaccgtctaaacggttatggccgtccaacaaggcgcgccagtcgctccttcgctccgccaaccgacgccaattggtcacaccaagggagtttaaatcgttttccacctggtccttccaacggagtgggggccgccctctacctctgcttccataggcgggttccgatagaaacactttcttggccggagcatcatctttcattcgcataacatggcctagccagcgcagccgctgcgttttaattcgcttgactatgttgatgtctgcgtatagctcgtacagctcatcattaaatcttcttcggtactcgccatcgccaacgcgtagaggtccataaatctttcgaagaacttttctctcgaacactcccaaagccgcttcatctgctgttgtcatggtccatgcttctgccccatatagcaggacgagtacgataagtgacttgtagagtatgattttcgttcgccgagagaggactttacttttcaattgcctacctagtccaaagtagcatttattggcaagattgattcttcgctggatttcagtgctgatgttgttgctaatgttgatgctggttcccaaataaacgaagtcttttactatttcgaaattatggctgccaacagtagcgtggttgccaaggcgcatatgcgctgactctttgctcgatgacagcaggtacttcgttttgtcctcattcaccatcaaacccatctttaccgcttctttttccagcttggagtaagcagaactaacagcgcgggtgtttaggccgatgatatcaatgtcatcagcatatgccagtaattgcacgcttttatagtatattgttccagtgcggttaagttctgcagctactataattttctccagcatcaaattaaagaaatcgcacgatagggggtcaccctgtctgaaacctcgtttagtttcgaacggctcggagaggtccttcccaattctgactgagctgatggtgttgctcaacgtcattttgcacagccgtataagttttgcgaggaaaccaaattcagacatagcggcatataggcatctccttttcgtgctgtcgaaggcggctttaaagtcgacgaagaggtgatgtgtgtcgattctcttttcacgggttttttccaagatttggcgcattgtgaaaatctggtcgatggtagatttaccaggtctgaagccgcactgataaggtccaatcagccggttcacggtgggcttcaatctttcgcacaatacacttgaaaggaccttatatgcgatattaagaaggctgattccacgatagttggtgcattttgcagtatcccccttcttgtggactgggcaaagaacacttagattccaaccgtcgggcatgctttcgtccgcccatattttgctaagaagctgctgcatgcgccttaccaactcctcgccgccgaacttgaatagctccgcaggcaatccatcagcgcccacggccttgttgtttttcaatctggttattgctattctaacttcgtcataatcgggcggggggacatatattccatcatcatcgattgtgggatcgggttcttcatctctgcgcggtgaattgctgcctccatttaggagagcagagaagtgttccctccataatctaagcactctctggacatcagttacaaggtcgccgttttcattcctacaggagtttgccccggtcttaaaaccttccgtctgtcgccgtattttttggtagaattttcgggcgttattcctggtggctagcagctcaagctcctcgcactcacgcctttctgcttctgcttttttcttcctgaaaaggcgtctcgcttcccttttcaactcacgatagcgttcacacactcctcttgtcgcgctcgcttttaacgtagccctgtgggcagcgtcttttctgtcggttgcaacgcggcatttttcatcataccagttgttttttcgtggccgccggtaaccaattttttcctcggcggcagtatgaagtgctttggagatatgctcccactgctcctgtattccttcaggatgagttgtgccctcagagagcaggtgtgagagtcgagttgcgaaatcattggcagtctgttgtgattgaagcttttcgacgtctagctttccttgtgttttttgttccttgtttttagccgcgttgaggcgggtgcgtattttggctgcaacgagataatggtccgaatcgatgttaggtcctcggatcgttcgcacatctaaaacactggaggcatgccgtccgtctatcacaacgtgatcgatctgattgcgagtatttcgatcaggagacagccatgtagcttgatgtatctttttatgcatgaacctcgtgcttgatatgaacatgtttcgagcaccggcaaagtcaatcagcctcagtccgttaggagaagtttcattgtgtaggctgaactttccgactgtagggccaaaaacaccttctttgcccaccctggtgttaaagtcgccaagcacgacttttatatcatgacgggggcagcgctcgtatgtgcgttctaattgttcataaaaagtgtctttcacctcatcgtctttctcctctgtcggcgcatgggcgcagatgaatgatatattaaaaaattttgcttttattcgaatagcggcgagacgctcgtccacaggcgtgaacaccagcacttggcgacaaagtctctctcccaccacgaatccgacgccgaaactgcgcttattcgcatggccactccaatatatgtcacaatttttgatcttctttcttccttgcttcgtccaacgcatttcttggatggcggtgatgtcagattttgctttgacgaggacatcaaccagccgggcatctgcaccaatcccattcagggagcggacgttccaggtgcatgccctcaattcattgtctttcaaacgtttgccatggtcgtcatcaatagagagtgtatttgtCCGAGGCTTGAGGaaaggtaggttgaactggccggtccatgaggacctcacatagactgattgagtccgtagtgttaccagaagtttgttttaacgaccaaactgaaaaacactatcaaaaaccaggacctatggtataaaataactccgtcctcttggcaaatactagaagcttcctaggacttaagccacttgctgcttctagatctgacagctgtatcactcctaatatctggagtcttagcctggcaagtgcagggcacgagcacagaacgtgctcgatcgtttcctcctctaacccgcacttcctacacctgctatcactgaccaagcctaatttaaaggcatgtgacgccagaaggcagtgtccagtcagaatacccgtcatgagtctacagtcctctctttttaatgatagaagcaactgtgttagtctaaggttgtaagacctacacataatcttcgacactttacagccccgcgcttgaacccacgccttttctgcttggtcgatcatgtgcacctctcgcattcgcttaatatcgcccaatctaattgggacgtctacggagcaagcttcaagggatgcgccctttttagctaattcgtccgctttttcattcccatctattcccatatgccctgggacccaatatagatgtatgcttctccctgtcccgattctctccagagactgcttacactctaacacgcatttagatgctgtgctatgcgagattattgccttaattgctgcttgactgtcaatataaaagttaacacggttgcagcttaagctattctcttccagggtttctactgctttggttacggctaatatttccgcttggaaaacgctacagtaatccggcagcctgtaggatctgcttaattccggatcagcgcagtataccgcagaccctactccttccactattttggaaccatcggtttacacatgtatcgcctcgtccgccatttgcgcacccttgcgccaaccgtccacctctattgtggccttaagatctccctcaaagtgcaggtagggaatcatgtagtctgttcgtcttgtgactgaggacgctatattactatggccatatggtcggcgctcaagctgccccgaagaatcgagcctggttgcggtcgttaacgctttgttctttgctaccaggtctacaggtggaatgtgcagaatggcatacagtgcagccgtcggggttgttttcagggctcccgtaatgcaaagcatcgatagtctgcataccccctctaattttttgaggtatgttgttttttgtgtggctttccaccaaacaagaactccatagtatagaatagggcttacaatcgctgtaaaaacccaatgagaaagagagggcgataggccccacgtacaccccagcattcttttacatgcatagagtgccgttgaggccttcttgaccctctcctccaagttgagcttccatgacagcttactgtctaggatgattcctagatattttgtgcaaggtttctcctgtaaggtcaccgctcctaacttaggcctggtccaatttgggaccttgtacctctttgtaaacaagaccatatccgtcttctccgcattgactttcagcccgacattagatgcccaggtatgaatatcccgaagcgcccgatccatcaaagaactaatcgttggaaggcattttccacttatgacaattgcaacgtcatctgcgtaagccgtaagttttacgggtccctcatcgaattgcctgagcagttggttgatgaccagtgtccacagcagaggtgatagcacccctccctgcggcgtgcccctgtccactgatttcgtggcctcgtacaatccccattgtgatgtaatctttctgcaatttaacatgcagccgatccatctgattaaggcaggatgtactttaatgtaattaagaccatccataatcgcccattttgcaacattattgaaagccccggcaatgtccaagaag contains:
- the LOC137245158 gene encoding uncharacterized protein; the protein is MAKTVSAAPTSPMHDIPLSAAEEGGDSVNETNKSGGKAKTLKRFFKIANRRHSTGGELPTSSNETTPDDGAESKDEADNEAEKDDELEKPAKRDHGKRFHLRLGGVSRVVDQTSTGSFMANAPSRQSLKNSITGYWHTVFKRTSKKSSKQKSDENGDGDEAEVEEETNATELQDEVQTLSISEDTVEQVMQAIE